A stretch of Oncorhynchus mykiss isolate Arlee chromosome 26, USDA_OmykA_1.1, whole genome shotgun sequence DNA encodes these proteins:
- the LOC110515105 gene encoding uncharacterized protein KIAA0895-like isoform X1 has protein sequence MVLDPGEDCMDRTDVDGVGGSSSTTDLTGPETRPDPRKTTTTYSTGLENTSPEPPKPTTNTRLENTSPEPPKPTTNTRLENTSPEPPITTNNNSTRLENTIPEPPITNSTGLENTKPDAPKTTTNSTPTKTEETIPDTTKTAKRTEEPTADPPTTTNTRLHARTSRVTKRERVSNSHNGPQPQPQSLVADVSLTPSPRASVGSSTNSSRSVLPYDGPVVSLRRDVTVATASSRNKVATRPALHRPLSLDVTPLRLRGSEPALDRGVLQPPWRSAGGPSTAPSPPARSLTSPSLGPGGWMRRSESTCTVNNSSMGLRATRGRMRPATSLPHISRGFGGASPLPLPSTPRGPCLLVALRPVNLDQERQAFFQSDYKYDPQFEYSTPEPSTVLEKYRDGSDLFLAQAVGIMECILRKFGNYENFEEVTGGSILPKSRVWAAARKYLQKENCVGEVVVCLSEELLSQAVMMVESCRPTLTINLSGARQHWLEGMLRHEIGTHYLRGVNNNLQPWSTSAGRKQYGLKPANPTEEGLASLHSVLLRKQPYLWRAALLYYTVYHATRMGFSQLFSHIAQFVQDPAVRWEYCLRAKRGQTDTSEPGCFSKDQVYLDGILRILRHRRNIDFKMLTSLGKVSFEDVERLRHIAVLRRTRIPHFMQDQEKYLQHLDHIVTVNELSDAQLRELLP, from the exons ATGGTTTTGGACCCGGGTGAGGACTGTATGGATCGGACGGACGTCGACGGGGTCGGAGGGAGCAGCAGCACCACAGACCTGACGGGTCCAGAAACAAGACCGGACCCTCGCAAAACCACCACAACCTACAGCACCGGACTAGAAAACACCAGCCCAGAGCCTCCCaaacccaccaccaacaccagaCTAGAAAACACCAGCCCAGAGCCTCCCAAACCCACCACTAACACCAGACTAGAAAACACCAGCCCAGAGCCTCCCataaccaccaacaacaacagcacCAGACTAGAAAACACCATACCAGAGCCTCCCATAACCAACAGCACTGGACTAGAAAACACCAAACCGGATGCCCCCAAAACCACCACCAACAGCACCCCCACTAAAACAGAAGAGACCATTCCTGACACTACCAAAACCGCGAAAAGAACAGAGGAACCAACAGCGgatcctcccaccaccaccaacactagGCTCCACGCCAGGACAAGCCGTGTCACCAAGAGGGAGCGGGTATCCAACTCCCACAATGGACCCCAGCCCCAACCTCAGTCGTTGGTGGCAGATGTCAGCCTTACCCCCAGCCCTCGGGCCAGTGTTGGCTCCTCTACCAACTCCTCTCGCTCAGTTTTGCCATACGATGGACCGGTTGTCTCTCTGCGGCGGGACGTCACCGTGGCAACGGCCTCGTCTCGGAATAAGGTGGCGACCCGACCCGCTCTCCACCGGCCCCTCAGCCTGGACGTGACGCCCCTGCGCCTCCGTGGCTCCGAGCCCGCTCTGGACCGTGGGGTCCTACAACCCCCCTGGCGTAGCGCTGGTGGTCCCTCCACTGCCCCGTCGCCCCCAGCACGCTCCCTCACCAGCCCCAGCCTGGGCCCCGGAGGCTGGATGCGCCGCAGCGAGAGCACCTGTACCGTCAACAACTCCTCAATGGGCCTCCGGGCCACCAGGGGGCGTATGCGTCCAGCCACCTCCCTTCCGCACATTTCCCGGGGGTTTGGAGGGGCCTCCCCACTGCCCTTGCCCTCCACACCGCGAGGCCCCTGTCTCCTTGTGGCCCTAAGACCCGTTAACCTAGACCAGGAGAGGCAGGCCTTCTTCCAGTCCGACTATAAATACGACCCCCAGTTTGAGTACTCGACCCCGGAGCCCAGCACTGTGCTGGAGAAATACAGAGATGGATCTGACCTCTTCCTCGCACAG gctgTTGGGATTATGGAGTGTATTCTGAGGAAGTTTGGTAACTATGAGAACTTTGAGGAAGTGACGGGAGGAAGTATTTTACCAAAGAGTCGAGTCTGGGCTGCTGCACGCAAGTACCTGCAGAAGGAGAACTGTGTAGGAGAG GTGGTGGTGTGTCTGTCTGAGGAGCTGCTGTCCCAGGCGGTGATGATGGTGGAGAGTTGTCGTCCCACTCTGACTATCAACCTGTCTGGAGCACGACAACACTGGCTGGAGGGCATGCTCAGGCATGAGATAG GAACCCACTACCTTCGAGGTGTGAACAACAACCTCCAGCCCTGGTCTACTTCCGCAGGCAGGAAGCAGTATGGCCTCAAACCGGCCAATCCCACGGAAGAAGGCCTGGCCAGCCTGCACAGTGTGTTGCTACGGAAACAGCCCTACCTGTGGCGCGCCGCTCTGCTCTACTATACAGTGTATCACGCCACCAGGATGGGCTTCAGCCAGCTCTTCAGCCACATCGCTCAGTTCGTCCAGGATCCCGCGGTGCGCTGGGAGTACTGCCTCAGAGCCAAGAGGGGACAGACGGACACCTCGGAGCCTG GCTGTTTCAGTAAAGATCAGGTGTACCTGGACGGAATCCTCAGGATTCTACGACATCGGAGGAACATCGACTTCAAGATGCTGACCTCGCTAGGCAAG GTGTCGTTTGAGGACGTAGAAAGGCTACGGCACATCGCTGTCCTGCGCCGGACCAGAATCCCTCACTTCATGCAGGACCAGGAGAAATACCTTCAGCATCTGGACCACATCGTCACGGTCAACGAACTGAGCGACGCTCAGCTTAGAGAACTCCTTCCCTGA
- the LOC110515105 gene encoding uncharacterized protein KIAA0895-like isoform X2, with product MECILRKFGNYENFEEVTGGSILPKSRVWAAARKYLQKENCVGEVVVCLSEELLSQAVMMVESCRPTLTINLSGARQHWLEGMLRHEIGTHYLRGVNNNLQPWSTSAGRKQYGLKPANPTEEGLASLHSVLLRKQPYLWRAALLYYTVYHATRMGFSQLFSHIAQFVQDPAVRWEYCLRAKRGQTDTSEPGCFSKDQVYLDGILRILRHRRNIDFKMLTSLGKVSFEDVERLRHIAVLRRTRIPHFMQDQEKYLQHLDHIVTVNELSDAQLRELLP from the exons ATGGAGTGTATTCTGAGGAAGTTTGGTAACTATGAGAACTTTGAGGAAGTGACGGGAGGAAGTATTTTACCAAAGAGTCGAGTCTGGGCTGCTGCACGCAAGTACCTGCAGAAGGAGAACTGTGTAGGAGAG GTGGTGGTGTGTCTGTCTGAGGAGCTGCTGTCCCAGGCGGTGATGATGGTGGAGAGTTGTCGTCCCACTCTGACTATCAACCTGTCTGGAGCACGACAACACTGGCTGGAGGGCATGCTCAGGCATGAGATAG GAACCCACTACCTTCGAGGTGTGAACAACAACCTCCAGCCCTGGTCTACTTCCGCAGGCAGGAAGCAGTATGGCCTCAAACCGGCCAATCCCACGGAAGAAGGCCTGGCCAGCCTGCACAGTGTGTTGCTACGGAAACAGCCCTACCTGTGGCGCGCCGCTCTGCTCTACTATACAGTGTATCACGCCACCAGGATGGGCTTCAGCCAGCTCTTCAGCCACATCGCTCAGTTCGTCCAGGATCCCGCGGTGCGCTGGGAGTACTGCCTCAGAGCCAAGAGGGGACAGACGGACACCTCGGAGCCTG GCTGTTTCAGTAAAGATCAGGTGTACCTGGACGGAATCCTCAGGATTCTACGACATCGGAGGAACATCGACTTCAAGATGCTGACCTCGCTAGGCAAG GTGTCGTTTGAGGACGTAGAAAGGCTACGGCACATCGCTGTCCTGCGCCGGACCAGAATCCCTCACTTCATGCAGGACCAGGAGAAATACCTTCAGCATCTGGACCACATCGTCACGGTCAACGAACTGAGCGACGCTCAGCTTAGAGAACTCCTTCCCTGA